A window of Xyrauchen texanus isolate HMW12.3.18 chromosome 10, RBS_HiC_50CHRs, whole genome shotgun sequence contains these coding sequences:
- the LOC127650042 gene encoding catenin beta-1-like → MATQSDLMELDMAMEQDRKAAVSHWQQQSYLDSGIHSGATTTVPSLSGKGNPEEEDLDNQLYEWEQGFNQPFTPEQVADLDGQYAMTRAQRVRAAMFPETLDEGMQIASTQFDTTHPTNVQRLAEPSQMLKHAVVNLINYQDDAELATRAIPELTKLLNDEDQVVVNKAAVMVHQLSKKEASRHAIMRSPQMVSAIVRTMQNTNDVETARCTTGTLHNISHHREGLLAIFKSGGIPALVKMLGSPVDSVLFYAITTLHNLLLHQEGAKMAVRLAGGLQKMVALLNKTNVKFLAITTDCLQILAYGNQESKLIILASGGPQALVNIMRTYTYEKLLWTTSRVLKVLSVCSSNKPAIVEAGGMQALGLHLTDPSQRLVQNCLWTLRNLSDAATKQEGMEGLLGTLVQLLALDDINMVTCAAGILSNLTCNNYKNKMMVCQVGGIEALVRTVLRAGDREDITEPAVCALRHLTSRHQDAEMAQNAVRLHYGLPVVVKLLHPPSHWPLIKATVGLIRNLALCPANHAPLREQGAIPRLVQLLVRAHQDTQRRTSMGGTQQQFVEGVRMEEIVEGCTGALHILARDVHNRIVIRGLNTIPLFVQLLYSPIENIQRVAAGVLCELAQDKEAAEAIEAEGATAPLTELLHSRNEGVATYAAAVLFRMSEDKPQDYKKRLSVELTSSLFRTEPMAWNETGDLGLDMGAQGEPLGYRPDDPSYRSFHSGYGQDGLVMDGILEHEMGGHHPGAEYPVEGLPDLGHAQDLMDGLPPTDSNQLAWFDTDL, encoded by the exons ATGGCTACCCAGT CGGACCTTATGGAGCTCGATATGGCAATGGAGCAGGATCGTAAAGCTGCTGTAAGTCACTGGCAGCAGCAGTCATACCTGGATTCAGGTATTCACTCTGGGGCAACCACCACAGTACCATCTCTCTCAGGCAAGGGCAACCCTGAAGAGGAAGATCTGGACAACCAGCTTTATGAGTGGGAGCAGGGCTTCAACCAACCCTTCACACCTGAACAGGTGGCAG ACTTGGATGGGCAGTATGCCATGACCCGTGCCCAGCGTGTCCGCGCTGCCATGTTTCCTGAGACTCTTGATGAGGGCATGCAGATTGCTTCTACTCAGTTTGACACTACTCACCCCACCAACGTGCAGAGGCTGGCTGAACCTTCCCAGATGCTCAAACATGCGGTGGTCAACCTCATTAACTACCAGGATGATGCTGAGCTGGCCACCAGAGCCATTCCAGAGCTCACTAAACTGCTCAATGATGAGGACCAG GTGGTGGTGAACAAGGCAGCAGTGATGGTGCACCAGCTCTCTAAGAAAGAGGCTTCTCGCCACGCGATCATGCGCTCCCCACAGATGGTGTCTGCCATCGTGAGGACCATGCAGAACACCAATGATGTAGAGACTGCCCGATGCACTACTGGCACCTTGCACAACATATCCCACCACAGAGAGGGCCTTCTCGCCATCTTTAAGTCAGGAGGAATCCCTGCTCTTGTTAAGATGCTGGG aTCTCCTGTGGACAGTGTACTGTTTTATGCCATCACCACCCTGCACAACCTCCTGCTTCATCAGGAAGGTGCAAAAATGGCTGTTCGTCTAGCTGGAGGCCTTCAGAAGATGGTGGCCCTACTCAACAAAACCAACGTCAAGTTCCTGGCCATCACCACAGACTGCTTACAGATCCTGGCTTATGGCAACCAGGAGAGCAAG TTAATCATCCTGGCCAGTGGAGGACCTCAAGCTCTGGTGAACATCATGAGAACATACACGTATGAGAAACTGCTCTGGACCACAAGCCGTGTGCTGAAAGTGCTGTCCGTGTGCTCCAGTAACAAACCTGCCATCGTTGAAGCTG GTGGTATGCAGGCTCTTGGCCTTCACTTGACCGATCCAAGCCAGCGTCTGGTACAGAACTGTCTATGGACACTCAGAAACTTGTCAGATGCTGCCACAAAGCAG GAAGGAATGGAGGGACTTCTTGGCACTCTGGTTCAGCTTCTTGCTTTAGATGACATTAACATGGTCACCTGTGCAGCTGGCATCCTGTCCAACCTCACATGTAACAACTACAAGAACAAGATGATGGTTTGCCAAGTGGGTGGGATTGAAGCCCTGGTCCGCACCGTTCTCAGAGCTGGTGATAGAGAAGATATCACAGAGCCTGCTGTCTGTGCCCTGCGCCATCTTACCTCCAGACACCAAGATGCTGAGATGGCCCAGAACGCAGTGCGTCTCCACTATGGCTTGCCTGTAGTGGTCAAACTGTTGCACCCACCCTCACACTGGCCACTAATTAAG GCCACTGTCGGTCTCATTCGTAATCTGGCACTATGCCCAGCCAATCATGCACCACTACGAGAGCAAGGTGCGATTCCGCGATTGGTCCAACTGCTGGTGAGGGCACACCAGGACACCCAGAGACGCACTTCTATGGGTGGCACTCAGCAACAGTTTGTG GAGGGGGTTCGTATGGAGGAGATTGTGGAAGGCTGCACCGGAGCACTTCACATCCTGGCCAGAGATGTACACAACAGAATTGTCATCAGGGGGCTCAACACCATTCCCCTGTTTGTGCAA TTGCTCTATTCACCCATTGAGAACATCCAGCGCGTAGCAGCAGGAGTTCTCTGTGAGCTGGCTCAGGATAAGGAGGCGGCAGAAGCAATTGAGGCAGAAGGAGCCACAGCTCCTCTCACAGAGTTGCTGCACTCCAGGAATGAGGGAGTGG CTACATACGCGGCAGCAGTGCTGTTCCGCATGTCCGAGGATAAACCTCAGGACTACAAGAAGCGGCTTTCCGTGGAGCTCACCAGCTCCCTCTTCAGAACAGAGCCCATGGCCTGGAACGAG ACTGGTGATCTAGGTCTTGATATGGGTGCTCAGGGAGAGCCTCTTGGATACAGACCAGATG ACCCCAGCTATCGTTCTTTCCATTCTGGGTATGGGCAAGATGGACTGGTTATGGATGGCATCCTGGAACATGAGATGGGAGGCCACCACCCTGGAGCAGAGTACCCAGTGGAAGGTTTGCCCGACTTGGGTCACGCTCAGGACCTGATGGACGGCCTGCCCCCTACAGACTCCAATCAGCTGGCATGGTTTGACACAGACCTCTGA